The following proteins come from a genomic window of Verrucomicrobiia bacterium:
- a CDS encoding prepilin-type N-terminal cleavage/methylation domain-containing protein: MKRNQTRWRCRAAAFTLIELLVVIAIIAILAALLLPALSAAKARAWRIQCTSQMKQLGLGFTLFASDHDDQYPPAAYSTGAYQYQLSWDDYLHRYIGGTDSDADLLVGISGALSDPKFTPRILKCPADRIEISISYIKDFAVRRTYAMNFAGSVSAAPRQVLPAATHGVGVYIYKSDGSLPPWDPPGYKSSVVQAPSDTILLAEEPNGRNAAGNDWPSFCAGPVYSSAVFSGLTADCFQIASTTWGYGAAAYGLHGKRFNYLFHDGHVSTLPITATVGTGTTNAPKGMWTMTAGD, translated from the coding sequence ATGAAGCGGAACCAGACACGTTGGCGCTGCCGCGCGGCGGCTTTCACCCTGATTGAACTGCTGGTGGTCATTGCCATCATCGCGATTCTCGCGGCGCTGCTGCTGCCGGCGTTGTCCGCGGCCAAGGCGCGGGCGTGGCGCATTCAGTGCACCTCACAAATGAAGCAGCTGGGGCTGGGCTTCACCCTGTTCGCCTCGGACCATGACGATCAATATCCGCCGGCGGCCTATTCGACGGGCGCGTATCAATATCAATTGAGCTGGGACGATTATCTGCATCGCTACATTGGCGGCACGGACTCGGATGCCGATTTGCTGGTGGGCATTTCCGGGGCGTTGAGCGATCCCAAGTTCACGCCGCGGATTCTCAAGTGCCCGGCGGACCGTATTGAAATCAGCATTTCCTACATCAAGGACTTCGCGGTGCGGCGCACTTACGCGATGAACTTCGCCGGCTCGGTGAGCGCGGCGCCCCGGCAGGTGTTGCCGGCCGCGACGCATGGCGTGGGCGTTTACATTTACAAGAGCGACGGCTCGCTGCCGCCGTGGGATCCGCCCGGCTATAAATCCAGCGTCGTCCAGGCGCCGTCCGACACCATTCTGCTGGCGGAGGAGCCCAACGGCCGCAATGCGGCAGGCAATGACTGGCCCTCGTTCTGCGCGGGGCCGGTTTACAGCAGCGCGGTGTTTTCCGGGCTGACGGCGGATTGCTTTCAAATCGCCAGCACGACGTGGGGTTACGGCGCCGCCGCCTACGGCCTGCATGGCAAACGGTTCAATTACCTGTTCCATGACGGGCACGTGAGCACGCTGCCCATTACGGCCACCGTGGGAACGGGCACGACCAACGCGCCGAAGGGCATGTGGACCATGACCGCGGGTGATTGA
- a CDS encoding two-component regulator propeller domain-containing protein, with protein sequence MNGFGQTRSLLATARRGFRRAGRTLTLATALGLAFGAGARAAPAPDPASRFAIETWTTEHGLPQNSITALLQTRAGYIWASTYNGIAQFDGVRFTVFDSANTKGLPNSRITSLFEDAQGDIWIGHDTGDITRYAHGIFQPVPIHAHWSGGTISGISADAAGDIWALDIRGEALRLRDGRVIAPPPELSADPSVVPQLAADQAHHLLVVRNGGVAEITPAGSHKIDFQSTSTPPYFARVAPARAGGWWVTGDGRVRRWANHAWQEDLGAFPWGDAFVTTLMESSSGRVLVGTLERGLFIHDPQLGWMNLNRSNGLPQDWVRSLAEDREQNLWVGNSGGLVVLRPRQVVMQSPPDGWQGWPVQAIAQAHDGAVWAATEGAGVYRLAGQSWTHFDASAGLSNEFAWSVMEDSREQIWAGTWGGGLFRFEGGRFVRQFDLAEHGEPVTALLENPPGTLWIGTAAGLIRWDGSRLERFAALGGAAAGDVRALAAGHGGALWIGTQGSGLGLIKDGKLRTYRRAEGLPRDYILSLYEEPDGTLWIGTLDRGLCRFRNGQFASITTDQGLPNNVIGHIEDDQLGNLWFNSQQGLFRVSRQDLNDCADGKIPTLRALVFGKAEGLITPAGSSGFTPSGFRSPDGRLWFPTAHGIAVVDPRSVRRNDVPPPVWIEEVLVEGQPAAFTANTETHSHTEAPALRSVTLSPGQRHLDLLFTGISFTSPERVQFRYQLEGLDADWSEVSSRRRVTYPFLPPGQYTFRVRACNSDGLWNETGDAVGIVVLPHVWQTWWFKTGLVIAGFAAVGGLVHLNARRRHRFKLERIARERELERERARIAQDIHDDLGASLTRIGMLSQSAAGDLNDPPRAAANLNHIYATARDLTRAMDEIVWAVNPRHDTLESLTNYLTRFAHDFLSAAGIRCRLDAPVELPDLVVRSEVRHNLFLAFKETLNNAVKHSGATEVRVTVELLPDRLRVAVADNGAGFDPARVTTARTGNRVVSGYGVTGIQARLEQIGGRMELRSRPGEGTQVEFYVPMKRTGPRPAPPTAPTS encoded by the coding sequence ATGAACGGCTTCGGCCAAACTCGCTCGCTGCTGGCCACCGCCCGGCGCGGCTTCCGCCGGGCCGGTCGAACGCTGACACTCGCGACAGCGCTGGGGCTGGCGTTTGGCGCCGGGGCCCGCGCGGCACCAGCCCCCGACCCGGCGAGCCGGTTCGCCATCGAAACGTGGACAACCGAACACGGGCTGCCGCAAAACAGCATCACCGCCCTGCTCCAGACGCGCGCCGGTTACATCTGGGCCAGCACCTACAACGGCATCGCCCAGTTTGACGGCGTGCGCTTCACGGTGTTCGATTCCGCAAACACCAAGGGCCTGCCCAACAGCCGCATTACCAGCCTTTTCGAGGACGCCCAGGGCGACATCTGGATCGGCCACGACACGGGCGACATCACCCGCTACGCGCACGGCATTTTCCAGCCCGTGCCCATTCATGCGCATTGGAGCGGCGGCACCATCAGCGGCATCAGCGCCGATGCCGCGGGCGACATCTGGGCACTGGACATCCGCGGCGAAGCCCTGCGGCTGCGGGACGGACGAGTCATCGCCCCGCCGCCCGAACTGTCGGCGGACCCATCCGTCGTGCCGCAACTGGCCGCGGACCAGGCGCACCATCTGCTGGTCGTCCGCAACGGCGGCGTGGCGGAAATCACTCCTGCGGGCAGTCACAAGATTGATTTCCAAAGCACCTCGACACCGCCGTATTTCGCGCGCGTCGCCCCCGCACGGGCCGGGGGTTGGTGGGTGACGGGCGACGGCCGGGTGCGGCGTTGGGCCAATCACGCGTGGCAGGAGGATTTGGGGGCGTTCCCGTGGGGCGACGCGTTCGTCACCACGCTGATGGAATCGTCCTCCGGGCGCGTGCTGGTGGGGACGTTGGAACGGGGATTGTTCATTCACGACCCGCAGCTCGGCTGGATGAATTTGAACCGCAGCAACGGGCTGCCGCAGGACTGGGTGCGTTCGCTCGCGGAGGACCGGGAACAAAACCTCTGGGTCGGCAACAGCGGCGGCCTGGTCGTTCTGCGGCCGCGTCAGGTGGTGATGCAGAGTCCGCCGGATGGCTGGCAGGGCTGGCCGGTGCAGGCCATTGCGCAGGCGCATGACGGCGCCGTCTGGGCCGCCACCGAAGGCGCGGGCGTGTATCGGCTGGCCGGCCAATCATGGACGCACTTCGACGCCAGCGCGGGATTATCCAACGAGTTTGCCTGGTCCGTCATGGAAGACAGCCGCGAACAGATTTGGGCGGGCACCTGGGGCGGCGGTTTGTTCCGGTTTGAAGGCGGCCGGTTCGTGCGGCAATTCGACCTCGCCGAACACGGCGAACCCGTCACCGCCCTGCTCGAAAATCCGCCCGGCACGCTTTGGATTGGGACGGCGGCGGGCTTGATCCGCTGGGATGGAAGCCGGTTGGAGCGCTTCGCCGCGCTGGGTGGCGCCGCGGCCGGCGACGTGCGCGCGCTGGCCGCCGGGCACGGCGGCGCCTTATGGATCGGCACGCAGGGCAGCGGTCTGGGTCTGATTAAGGACGGCAAACTGCGCACCTACCGGCGCGCGGAGGGTCTGCCCCGCGACTACATTCTTTCTCTTTACGAGGAGCCGGATGGCACCCTGTGGATTGGCACCTTGGACCGCGGCCTGTGCCGGTTTCGCAACGGGCAGTTTGCCTCCATCACGACCGACCAGGGCCTGCCCAACAACGTGATCGGCCACATCGAGGATGATCAGCTCGGCAACTTGTGGTTCAACTCGCAGCAGGGTTTGTTTCGCGTGAGCCGGCAGGACTTGAACGACTGCGCCGACGGCAAGATCCCCACGCTGCGCGCGCTGGTGTTCGGCAAGGCCGAAGGCCTGATCACCCCCGCGGGCTCGAGCGGCTTCACGCCTTCGGGATTCCGTTCGCCGGACGGCCGATTGTGGTTTCCCACCGCGCACGGCATCGCCGTGGTCGATCCCCGTTCGGTCCGGCGCAACGACGTGCCGCCACCGGTCTGGATCGAGGAGGTGCTGGTGGAAGGCCAGCCGGCCGCGTTCACCGCGAACACCGAAACGCATTCCCACACCGAAGCCCCGGCGTTGCGGTCGGTGACCCTGAGCCCCGGCCAGCGTCATCTGGACCTGCTCTTCACGGGCATCAGCTTCACCTCGCCCGAGCGCGTGCAGTTCCGTTACCAACTCGAGGGCCTGGACGCGGACTGGAGCGAAGTCAGCTCCCGGCGGCGCGTCACCTACCCGTTTCTGCCGCCGGGTCAATACACCTTTCGCGTGCGCGCCTGCAACAGCGATGGCTTGTGGAACGAAACCGGCGACGCGGTGGGCATCGTCGTGCTGCCCCACGTCTGGCAGACGTGGTGGTTCAAAACCGGGCTCGTCATCGCGGGCTTCGCTGCGGTCGGCGGGCTGGTGCACCTCAACGCCCGGCGCCGGCACCGGTTCAAGCTCGAACGCATCGCCCGGGAACGCGAACTCGAACGCGAACGCGCCCGCATCGCGCAGGACATTCATGACGACCTCGGCGCCAGCCTGACCCGCATCGGCATGTTGAGCCAGTCGGCCGCGGGTGATTTGAATGATCCCCCGCGCGCCGCGGCGAACCTGAACCACATCTACGCCACGGCCCGCGACCTGACCCGCGCGATGGATGAAATCGTGTGGGCGGTGAACCCACGGCACGACACGCTGGAAAGTCTCACCAACTACCTCACACGCTTTGCGCATGACTTTCTGAGCGCGGCCGGCATCCGCTGCCGCCTGGACGCGCCGGTGGAATTGCCGGACCTTGTCGTGCGCTCGGAAGTGCGCCACAACCTCTTTCTCGCCTTCAAGGAAACCCTCAACAACGCCGTCAAACATTCCGGCGCCACGGAGGTGCGGGTGACCGTTGAACTGCTGCCCGACCGCCTGCGCGTGGCCGTGGCCGACAACGGCGCCGGCTTCGACCCCGCCCGCGTCACCACGGCACGGACCGGCAACCGCGTGGTATCGGGCTATGGCGTGACCGGCATCCAGGCGCGCCTCGAACAGATTGGCGGCCGCATGGAATTGCGCAGCCGGCCGGGCGAAGGCACGCAGGTGGAGTTTTACGTGCCCATGAAACGAACCGGCCCCCGGCCGGCCCCGCCCACCGCGCCAACCAGCTGA
- a CDS encoding response regulator transcription factor encodes MSRRMAIKVSIVEDDPKAREILVDWINRAEGFRCVSSHGSGEDAVESLPAGAPDVVLMDINLPGMNGPECVRRLKPRLPQTQFVMLTVYEDSDHIFQALQAGASGYLLKQTQRGELISALRDVHAGGSPMTANIARKVVQCFHQPLARPGAEDLTPSPREREVLELLARGYLYKEIADSLNISLPTVNTYIRRIYEKLHVHSRSQAIAKYARIPRAGELPPAPPH; translated from the coding sequence ATGAGTAGGCGGATGGCCATCAAGGTGTCCATTGTCGAGGATGATCCCAAGGCCCGCGAGATCCTGGTGGACTGGATCAATCGCGCCGAGGGCTTCCGCTGCGTGAGCAGCCACGGCTCCGGTGAGGACGCCGTGGAGTCCCTGCCCGCCGGGGCGCCGGATGTGGTGCTCATGGACATCAACCTTCCCGGCATGAACGGCCCCGAATGCGTCCGCCGCCTCAAGCCGCGGCTGCCGCAAACGCAGTTCGTCATGCTGACCGTGTATGAGGACTCGGACCACATTTTTCAGGCGTTGCAGGCAGGCGCGTCCGGTTACCTGCTCAAGCAAACGCAGCGCGGCGAACTCATCTCCGCCCTGCGCGACGTGCATGCCGGCGGCTCACCGATGACGGCCAACATTGCCCGCAAAGTGGTGCAATGCTTCCATCAGCCACTCGCCCGGCCCGGCGCTGAGGATCTGACGCCCTCGCCGCGCGAGCGTGAAGTGCTCGAGCTGCTGGCGCGCGGCTACCTTTACAAGGAGATTGCGGATTCCCTGAACATCAGCCTGCCCACGGTGAACACCTACATCCGGCGGATTTACGAAAAGCTCCACGTCCACTCGCGTTCCCAGGCCATCGCGAAATACGCGCGCATCCCGCGGGCCGGCGAACTGCCACCCGCCCCGCCGCATTGA
- a CDS encoding platelet-activating factor acetylhydrolase IB subunit: MKTSLASLITALALGGLLVPWAARAENTATTPVPRDKKWVARHEGFVREAKQGGINVLFLGDSITDHWRDRGSNVWNRYYAPLPAANFGISADRTQHVLWRLDHGELDGIHPKAVVLMIGTNNTGKEKDGKTIRNTTPEIIAGVTAVVKELRAKLPDSKILLLAIFPRGQKGNPVRDQIAEVNRVLAQLDDGRKITYLDIGPKFLAADGTLSRDIMPDLLHPNERGYQIWADAMGPTLDKLLK, encoded by the coding sequence ATGAAAACATCACTCGCATCACTGATCACGGCACTGGCGCTCGGCGGACTGTTGGTTCCCTGGGCGGCGCGGGCGGAAAACACGGCCACCACGCCGGTGCCGCGCGACAAAAAATGGGTTGCCCGGCACGAGGGATTTGTCCGCGAGGCGAAACAAGGCGGCATCAACGTCCTGTTTCTGGGCGACTCCATCACCGACCACTGGCGCGATCGCGGGTCGAACGTCTGGAACCGTTATTACGCGCCGCTGCCTGCGGCCAACTTCGGCATCAGCGCGGACCGGACGCAGCATGTCTTGTGGCGGCTCGACCATGGCGAGCTGGACGGCATCCATCCGAAGGCCGTGGTGTTGATGATTGGCACCAACAACACCGGCAAGGAAAAGGACGGCAAGACGATCCGCAACACGACGCCCGAAATCATTGCGGGCGTCACGGCGGTTGTGAAGGAATTGCGCGCCAAGCTGCCCGACAGCAAAATTCTGTTGCTGGCCATCTTTCCCCGCGGGCAAAAAGGCAATCCCGTGCGCGACCAGATCGCCGAGGTCAACCGGGTGCTCGCGCAATTGGATGATGGCCGGAAGATCACCTACCTCGACATCGGTCCGAAATTTCTCGCTGCAGACGGCACCTTGTCACGCGACATCATGCCCGACCTCCTGCATCCGAATGAAAGGGGCTACCAAATCTGGGCGGACGCCATGGGCCCCACCTTGGACAAGTTGCTGAAGTAA
- a CDS encoding substrate-binding domain-containing protein, with the protein METIVAQHDSTVANICARLDQLLARPRRPTAFLVSRPTHALTALGHLVQRGIHFPREAALIARDHDSFLEHVVPSMARYQADPNLFAHKLSRVVREMASGGNARPRDYRIIPRLIAGATLE; encoded by the coding sequence GTGGAAACCATCGTTGCCCAGCACGACAGCACGGTGGCCAACATCTGCGCCCGGCTGGACCAGCTGCTGGCCCGGCCGCGGCGCCCCACCGCCTTTCTCGTCTCGCGCCCCACCCATGCGCTGACCGCGCTCGGGCACCTGGTGCAACGCGGCATCCACTTCCCGCGCGAAGCGGCGTTGATCGCCCGCGACCACGATTCGTTTCTCGAACACGTGGTGCCATCCATGGCGCGTTACCAGGCGGACCCCAATTTGTTTGCGCACAAGCTCTCGCGCGTCGTGCGGGAAATGGCCTCCGGCGGCAATGCGCGGCCGCGGGATTACCGCATCATTCCCCGGCTCATTGCGGGCGCAACGCTGGAGTAG
- a CDS encoding beta-galactosidase, whose protein sequence is MKTEPGRGGKRNINRRAAWFACAMAGLLGGAGISSVRGEAEALPARTFAHPDRIRYDGQCLTIDGRDVFIYSGAFHYFRCPKPLWRDRFQKIKDAGFNAVETYAAWNWHERAQPAGLDDFSQMDLTDLEDWLKLAESFGFYIIVRPGPYICAEWDTGGYPQWLLTKRPASVPAGQAWLRGDDPTYLAWCKHWYDAVCPVIARHQITRKAPGQPGVILVQLENEYDYAGFSDDVKRNQVRALGRAALANGIDVPLFTCWTHCVRGQSDPLLRQVFDSCNFYPRWGVDGIANDIAKLGREQPDAPRMTTELQGGWFSRVGGQLSDQQDGLTAAQINNLTLFAIQNGDTLLNYYMLFGGSNPGDWGARDMTTTYDYNAPIREWGGVGDRYQRVWALGHLLREHGARLARSKVVPCTVTGTPSDVSVVLRQAADGGRYFFIRTSQHAESRTGTARVKATAGDTTELAIAYTLEPFGAKVLYLPAGANEPAAGEWLPKPAPEVVRPARVPAPVKLLTARQQPDSGPAHWLALRPGETLAEAGLYDSRFIYYRAETDSATKTNLLIEHAPGDAVLAAVDGRAAAGVNTRGGLTTVALPPGPHPLLLLYENRGHANGGLDMERASGIQHAEVSARPLGGGRPITGWRMHEVPEATNRPEVQPDFNVDTWRTVNADDVDANQLRAGRTAVFRALVPVSTAELRSGGLNLQFGRIDDHGWVYVNGRFVGEATDWARACKFDITAQLHAGTNCVAVIVQNTDGAGGLGQPSLGQSSDGAPLSLTACGSPAGVEAQWFAPGFDDQSWTATTVGSTATNGASALLTWYRLAFALPAPQPGEWVPWRLHLAAAGNGFLYLNGHALGRYWQVGPQHDFFLPECWLNFGPGQRNVVTLSLRPDGRGTAIEAASVEPYASFAEVRPAGATPALRPQ, encoded by the coding sequence ATGAAAACGGAACCGGGCAGGGGCGGGAAACGCAACATCAACCGGCGCGCGGCGTGGTTCGCCTGCGCCATGGCCGGACTGCTCGGCGGCGCGGGAATCAGTTCGGTTCGGGGGGAGGCTGAGGCCCTGCCGGCGCGGACGTTTGCGCACCCCGACCGCATTCGCTACGACGGGCAATGTCTGACCATTGATGGCCGCGATGTCTTTATTTACAGCGGGGCGTTTCATTATTTCCGCTGCCCGAAACCGCTCTGGCGCGACCGCTTTCAAAAGATCAAGGACGCGGGCTTCAACGCCGTCGAAACCTACGCGGCGTGGAACTGGCACGAACGCGCGCAGCCCGCGGGCTTGGATGATTTTTCCCAGATGGACCTGACGGATTTGGAAGACTGGCTGAAGCTGGCGGAGTCCTTCGGGTTTTACATCATCGTGCGGCCCGGGCCCTACATCTGCGCGGAGTGGGACACCGGCGGCTATCCGCAGTGGCTGTTGACGAAACGGCCGGCCAGTGTGCCCGCGGGCCAGGCCTGGCTGCGGGGCGACGACCCCACGTATCTCGCCTGGTGCAAGCACTGGTATGATGCGGTCTGCCCGGTCATTGCCCGGCACCAGATCACCCGCAAGGCGCCCGGCCAGCCCGGCGTCATCCTCGTGCAGTTGGAAAACGAATACGACTACGCCGGCTTTTCCGACGACGTGAAGCGCAACCAGGTCCGGGCGCTCGGGCGCGCCGCGCTGGCCAACGGCATCGACGTGCCGTTGTTCACCTGCTGGACGCATTGCGTGCGCGGCCAGAGCGATCCACTGCTGCGGCAGGTTTTCGATTCCTGCAATTTTTATCCGCGCTGGGGCGTGGACGGCATCGCCAATGACATCGCAAAGCTGGGACGCGAACAGCCCGATGCCCCGCGCATGACCACGGAATTGCAGGGCGGCTGGTTTTCCCGCGTCGGCGGGCAGCTCAGCGACCAGCAGGACGGTTTGACGGCGGCACAGATCAACAACCTGACGTTGTTTGCCATCCAGAACGGCGACACCTTGTTGAACTACTACATGCTCTTTGGCGGCTCCAATCCGGGTGACTGGGGCGCGCGGGACATGACGACGACCTACGATTACAACGCGCCGATCCGCGAATGGGGCGGGGTGGGCGACCGTTATCAGCGCGTCTGGGCGTTGGGTCACCTGTTGCGCGAACACGGCGCGCGGCTCGCGCGGTCCAAAGTGGTCCCTTGCACGGTGACCGGCACACCGTCGGACGTCAGCGTCGTTCTCCGCCAGGCCGCAGACGGCGGGCGCTACTTTTTCATTCGCACTTCCCAACATGCGGAATCCCGCACCGGAACCGCCCGCGTCAAGGCCACCGCAGGAGACACGACGGAACTGGCCATTGCCTACACCCTTGAACCGTTCGGCGCCAAAGTTCTTTACCTGCCCGCGGGGGCGAATGAACCGGCGGCCGGCGAGTGGCTGCCCAAGCCGGCGCCGGAAGTGGTGCGCCCCGCCCGCGTCCCGGCGCCGGTGAAGCTTCTCACGGCGCGTCAGCAGCCGGATTCCGGGCCGGCTCACTGGCTGGCCCTTCGTCCGGGCGAAACGCTCGCCGAAGCGGGCCTCTACGACAGCCGCTTCATCTATTACCGGGCGGAAACGGACAGCGCCACGAAGACGAATCTGCTGATCGAGCATGCGCCGGGCGATGCGGTGCTGGCGGCGGTGGATGGCCGCGCGGCGGCCGGCGTCAACACGCGGGGCGGCTTGACGACAGTGGCCCTGCCGCCGGGACCGCACCCGTTGTTGCTGCTCTACGAAAACCGCGGTCATGCGAACGGCGGTCTCGACATGGAACGGGCCTCGGGCATTCAGCACGCGGAAGTCTCCGCCCGGCCGCTTGGCGGTGGCCGGCCGATCACGGGCTGGCGCATGCACGAAGTGCCGGAGGCAACGAACCGGCCGGAGGTGCAGCCGGATTTCAACGTGGACACGTGGCGCACCGTGAACGCGGATGACGTGGACGCCAATCAACTGCGTGCCGGGCGCACGGCGGTGTTCCGCGCGCTCGTGCCTGTGAGCACGGCCGAACTGCGCAGCGGCGGCCTGAACCTGCAATTCGGGCGCATCGACGATCACGGCTGGGTGTATGTCAACGGCCGGTTTGTCGGCGAAGCCACCGACTGGGCGCGCGCCTGCAAGTTTGACATCACCGCGCAGTTGCATGCAGGCACGAACTGCGTTGCGGTGATCGTGCAGAACACGGATGGCGCCGGTGGCCTGGGGCAGCCGAGTTTGGGCCAGAGCAGTGACGGCGCGCCGTTGTCACTTACGGCCTGCGGCAGCCCCGCCGGCGTCGAAGCGCAGTGGTTTGCGCCCGGGTTCGATGATCAATCGTGGACGGCGACGACGGTCGGCAGCACGGCAACGAACGGCGCATCCGCCTTGCTCACCTGGTATCGGCTGGCGTTTGCATTGCCCGCCCCGCAACCCGGTGAATGGGTGCCGTGGCGGCTGCATCTCGCTGCGGCGGGCAACGGCTTCCTCTACCTGAACGGGCACGCGTTGGGGCGTTATTGGCAGGTGGGACCGCAGCACGATTTCTTCCTGCCCGAGTGCTGGCTCAATTTCGGTCCTGGCCAGCGCAACGTGGTCACCCTTAGCCTGCGCCCGGACGGCCGGGGCACCGCCATCGAAGCCGCGTCGGTGGAGCCTTACGCGTCCTTTGCCGAAGTCCGTCCGGCGGGCGCTACTCCAGCGTTGCGCCCGCAATGA
- a CDS encoding DUF2959 family protein has product MKNCKTLIACFGAAALLAGCATKGYNQADRTAATLQTAAQRVDQGTGQLSATLTALTNLANNPGGDLKTQFATFDQNLRQLASVTKDISAKAAAMQKRGAAYFQTWDEELAKIQNEDIRQRSAQRRSEVMAQFEGVKTSYIAARDALGPLVSELNDIRTALSADLTAQGLAAIQGSVSKAQSDGATAGDALTKLGADFRNLGASLSSGTPTPAK; this is encoded by the coding sequence ATGAAAAACTGCAAAACGCTCATCGCATGTTTCGGTGCGGCCGCCCTGCTGGCCGGCTGCGCCACCAAAGGTTACAACCAGGCGGACCGCACGGCGGCCACGCTGCAGACGGCCGCGCAGCGCGTGGATCAAGGCACCGGACAGTTGAGCGCCACGCTGACCGCGCTGACCAATCTGGCCAACAACCCGGGCGGCGATTTGAAGACGCAGTTCGCAACGTTCGACCAGAACCTGCGGCAGCTCGCTTCGGTGACGAAGGACATCAGCGCGAAGGCGGCGGCGATGCAAAAGCGTGGCGCGGCGTATTTCCAGACGTGGGATGAGGAGCTGGCCAAGATCCAGAACGAGGACATCCGCCAGCGCAGCGCCCAGCGCCGGTCCGAAGTGATGGCCCAGTTCGAGGGCGTCAAGACGAGCTACATCGCGGCGCGCGACGCGCTGGGGCCGCTGGTTTCCGAATTGAACGACATCCGCACGGCGTTGAGCGCGGATCTCACTGCGCAAGGGCTGGCCGCCATTCAAGGCAGCGTGAGCAAGGCGCAAAGCGACGGCGCGACCGCCGGTGACGCGTTGACCAAGCTGGGCGCGGATTTCCGGAACCTCGGCGCCTCGCTGTCTTCCGGCACCCCGACGCCGGCGAAGTAA
- a CDS encoding secondary thiamine-phosphate synthase enzyme YjbQ, producing the protein MKSLTEQLWFEVPGRRGFVNITPTVESLVRRSGVREGLCLVNAMHITASVFINDAEDGLLQDYEVWLEGLAPHAPTSQYQHNRTGEDNADAHLKRQVMGREVVVAITNGKLDFGPWEQIFYGEFDGHRRKRVLVKIIGE; encoded by the coding sequence ATGAAAAGTCTGACTGAACAGCTTTGGTTTGAGGTTCCGGGGCGCCGGGGTTTTGTGAACATCACGCCCACGGTCGAGTCGCTGGTGCGCCGGAGCGGCGTGCGCGAGGGGCTCTGCCTGGTCAACGCCATGCACATCACCGCGTCCGTCTTCATCAACGACGCCGAGGACGGGCTGCTGCAGGATTACGAGGTGTGGCTGGAAGGGCTGGCGCCGCACGCGCCCACGTCGCAATACCAGCACAACCGCACGGGCGAGGACAACGCGGATGCGCATCTCAAGCGGCAGGTCATGGGGCGGGAAGTCGTGGTGGCGATCACGAATGGCAAGCTGGATTTCGGCCCGTGGGAGCAAATCTTCTACGGGGAGTTTGACGGCCACCGCCGCAAGCGCGTGCTGGTGAAAATCATTGGCGAGTGA
- a CDS encoding DUF2750 domain-containing protein: MFDLAIASKERHERFIQRVTASREVWGLKSADGWAVSTSTADGHAGRSVMPFWSDRAYAKQCAKEDWAHYEPTPIPLELFLERWLVGMTADGCLVGTNWNAQLCGHESDPSDLKQELESHDEHMA; encoded by the coding sequence ATGTTCGACCTCGCTATCGCATCGAAAGAGAGACACGAGCGTTTTATTCAGCGTGTCACTGCTTCGCGCGAAGTTTGGGGACTCAAGAGCGCAGATGGTTGGGCGGTTTCGACTTCGACGGCAGATGGTCATGCAGGCCGGAGCGTCATGCCATTCTGGTCTGATCGAGCCTACGCGAAGCAGTGCGCCAAGGAAGATTGGGCGCATTACGAGCCGACGCCGATTCCGTTGGAGTTATTTCTTGAGCGTTGGTTGGTCGGCATGACGGCAGATGGCTGTCTTGTCGGCACCAACTGGAACGCGCAGCTTTGCGGGCACGAGAGCGATCCGTCAGATTTGAAGCAGGAGTTAGAGAGTCACGATGAACACATGGCCTAA